Proteins encoded in a region of the Halosimplex halophilum genome:
- a CDS encoding RNA-binding protein, translated as MNVKSRHHLRADAIADIEDAVADTLGVEIDADSYEKVEFEDSDWNVVLVDGDPLVLYIEDEAGEDEPFLTVQGANAYPPQRNVVTVDAGAVSFVSDGADVMRPGITEADDSIDAGDLVAINEESHGKFLAVGRAKTDGADMVGDSGKVVESIHHVGDDLFEFTV; from the coding sequence ATGAACGTCAAGTCCCGCCACCACCTCCGGGCGGACGCCATCGCCGACATCGAGGACGCCGTCGCCGACACCCTCGGGGTCGAGATCGACGCCGACAGCTACGAGAAAGTCGAGTTCGAGGACAGCGACTGGAACGTCGTCCTCGTCGACGGCGACCCCCTCGTGCTCTATATCGAGGACGAGGCCGGCGAGGACGAGCCCTTCCTCACCGTCCAGGGCGCCAACGCCTACCCGCCCCAGCGCAACGTCGTCACCGTCGACGCCGGCGCCGTATCCTTCGTCTCCGACGGCGCCGACGTGATGCGGCCCGGCATCACCGAGGCCGACGACTCCATCGACGCCGGCGACCTGGTGGCCATCAACGAGGAGAGCCACGGCAAGTTCCTCGCCGTCGGCCGCGCGAAGACCGACGGCGCCGACATGGTCGGCGACTCCGGCAAGGTCGTCGAATCGATCCACCACGTGGGCGACGACCTCTTCGAGTTCACCGTCTGA
- a CDS encoding M14 family metallopeptidase: MPETRRNALKRGGATIAALSALSGCLGGVLGGGTPTEAPGDGSEGDGGGDGGDSGGDGAGDDDSESTPTGTPTATPAPVRPETPTATLTRWMPDPSLLDQTGESGYAFLGMAPRALGEFEGALGSGALQQFQGRYPIPGVGRFGDQRALFRFARSASVLLGEFDRTAVEDGLREYGFEAGEAYRGFRLFSPADPRAAAVRDGMLVTVGTVSSEDTVDKRPVVEAIVDARTGNADRYVDAVPECRRLLDSVGSAHVLQGRTHATGETFEGGVGEGMGYHVAEDRTRVRAAALFEGEADRPAMAEWAGNSEAFLGGDPTLRADGQAVTATATVPSGDVTGFPGEFPGPDIERDPGTGGPPTVSFGFSYEHAGDGVGTLTVTHEAGDAVPREAVQIRGEGFAEVDGVDQRGPGVWQGSVGGEGGSVVAGDSVTVGVASDYEIAVVWRPPDSEESTTLATHEGPDA; this comes from the coding sequence ATGCCGGAGACGCGACGGAACGCACTGAAGCGAGGGGGAGCGACGATCGCGGCCCTGTCGGCGCTGTCGGGCTGTCTCGGCGGCGTCCTCGGCGGCGGGACGCCGACCGAGGCGCCCGGCGACGGGTCCGAGGGGGACGGCGGCGGTGACGGTGGGGACAGCGGCGGCGACGGAGCCGGTGACGACGACAGCGAGTCGACGCCCACCGGGACGCCGACGGCGACGCCGGCGCCGGTCCGGCCCGAGACGCCGACAGCCACGCTGACGCGGTGGATGCCGGACCCGTCGCTGCTCGACCAGACCGGGGAGTCGGGGTACGCCTTTCTCGGGATGGCGCCGCGGGCGCTCGGCGAGTTCGAGGGCGCGCTCGGCTCGGGCGCCCTGCAGCAGTTCCAGGGGCGGTACCCGATCCCGGGCGTCGGCCGGTTCGGGGACCAGCGGGCGCTGTTCCGGTTCGCCCGGTCGGCGTCGGTCCTCCTGGGCGAGTTCGACCGGACGGCCGTCGAGGACGGCCTGCGGGAGTACGGCTTCGAGGCGGGGGAGGCCTACCGCGGGTTCCGCCTTTTCAGCCCCGCCGACCCGCGAGCGGCGGCGGTCCGCGACGGGATGCTCGTCACCGTCGGGACCGTCTCCAGCGAGGACACGGTCGACAAGCGGCCGGTCGTCGAGGCCATCGTCGACGCGCGAACGGGCAACGCCGACCGCTACGTCGACGCCGTCCCCGAGTGCCGGCGGCTCCTCGACTCGGTCGGGAGCGCGCACGTCCTCCAGGGTCGCACGCACGCGACCGGGGAGACCTTCGAGGGAGGGGTCGGCGAGGGGATGGGCTACCACGTGGCCGAGGACCGGACGCGCGTCCGCGCCGCCGCGCTGTTCGAGGGGGAGGCCGACCGCCCGGCGATGGCCGAGTGGGCGGGCAACTCCGAGGCCTTCCTCGGCGGCGACCCGACGCTCCGGGCCGACGGGCAGGCGGTCACCGCGACGGCGACGGTCCCGAGCGGCGACGTGACCGGGTTCCCGGGCGAGTTCCCCGGGCCGGACATCGAGCGAGACCCCGGCACCGGCGGTCCGCCGACCGTCTCGTTCGGCTTCTCGTACGAGCACGCCGGCGACGGCGTCGGCACCCTCACGGTCACCCACGAGGCCGGCGACGCGGTGCCCCGAGAGGCGGTCCAGATCCGCGGAGAGGGGTTCGCCGAGGTCGACGGCGTCGACCAGCGGGGTCCCGGCGTCTGGCAGGGGTCGGTCGGCGGGGAGGGCGGATCGGTCGTCGCCGGCGACTCGGTCACGGTCGGCGTCGCCAGCGACTACGAGATAGCCGTCGTCTGGCGCCCGCCCGACTCGGAGGAGTCGACGACGCTGGCGACCCACGAGGGGCCGGACGCCTGA
- a CDS encoding type IV pilin N-terminal domain-containing protein, translating to MTSPRRTFLRRSAAALLAGATAGCLSDDTGTATDEPAGAPTDTATSTATPTTAETPTPTETATPTETATPTPAGPPNADYATWLPEPAALDREHYAFTSAAPAALLDYESDLGDGAVETFRGGSGVPGVESYADTGSFVQLGLGVLIFEGGVDRGAAAEDLRSQGYSERETAHGFAVFAQEGGGAAALGESTLVTAPAFNDGDRATATVEAILAARAGDGERYVDASADCARLVDALGSGHVLAGRTYRAGATLDGAVAGGIAYEVEGSETAVRTPAVFREGRADEAALADWAADAEAFYGREPETAVDGRVVTARATVDSADIEQFRQGMPGESPPGETRTPQVVFEFDYESTGDGAGLLTVTHDGGDSVPAAELSLRGTGFAAVDGADQTAAGEWRGTASGDGETVVAGDSVAVGVASDCEINVAWESADGDTAATLDAYRGPDA from the coding sequence ATGACATCCCCGCGACGGACCTTCCTCCGACGCAGCGCGGCCGCCCTCCTCGCCGGCGCGACGGCCGGCTGTCTGAGCGACGATACGGGTACCGCGACGGACGAACCGGCCGGCGCGCCGACCGACACCGCGACGAGCACTGCGACGCCGACGACGGCCGAGACCCCCACGCCGACGGAGACGGCGACACCGACCGAGACGGCCACGCCGACCCCTGCGGGCCCCCCGAACGCCGACTACGCGACGTGGCTCCCCGAGCCGGCGGCGCTCGACCGCGAGCACTACGCGTTCACGTCGGCCGCGCCAGCGGCACTGCTCGACTACGAGTCCGACCTCGGCGACGGCGCGGTCGAGACTTTCCGGGGCGGCTCCGGGGTCCCGGGCGTCGAGTCGTACGCCGACACGGGGTCGTTCGTCCAGCTCGGGCTCGGCGTGCTGATCTTCGAGGGCGGCGTCGACCGCGGCGCCGCCGCCGAGGACCTGCGGAGCCAGGGGTACAGCGAGCGGGAGACCGCCCACGGCTTCGCCGTCTTCGCACAGGAGGGCGGCGGCGCGGCGGCGCTGGGCGAGTCGACGCTGGTCACCGCGCCGGCGTTCAACGACGGCGACCGCGCGACCGCCACCGTCGAGGCGATCCTCGCGGCGCGAGCCGGCGACGGCGAGCGCTACGTCGACGCGTCGGCCGACTGCGCTCGTCTCGTCGACGCGCTCGGGAGCGGGCACGTCCTCGCCGGGCGGACCTACCGGGCCGGCGCGACCCTCGACGGCGCCGTCGCCGGCGGCATCGCCTACGAGGTCGAGGGGTCGGAGACGGCGGTCAGGACCCCGGCGGTCTTCCGCGAGGGGCGGGCCGACGAGGCGGCGCTGGCCGACTGGGCGGCCGACGCCGAGGCGTTCTACGGGCGGGAGCCCGAGACGGCCGTCGACGGCCGGGTCGTCACGGCGCGGGCGACGGTCGACAGCGCCGACATCGAGCAGTTCCGGCAGGGGATGCCGGGGGAGTCGCCGCCCGGCGAGACGCGGACGCCGCAGGTCGTCTTCGAGTTCGACTACGAGTCGACCGGCGACGGCGCCGGCCTCCTGACGGTCACCCACGACGGCGGCGACTCGGTCCCCGCGGCGGAACTGTCCCTCCGCGGGACGGGCTTCGCCGCGGTCGACGGCGCCGACCAGACCGCGGCCGGCGAGTGGCGGGGCACGGCCAGCGGCGACGGCGAGACGGTCGTCGCCGGCGACTCGGTCGCGGTCGGCGTCGCCAGCGACTGCGAGATCAACGTCGCCTGGGAGAGCGCGGACGGGGACACGGCCGCGACGCTCGACGCGTACCGCGGTCCCGACGCCTGA
- a CDS encoding PAS domain-containing sensor histidine kinase encodes MYGPPVVLYVGSDAAAVADAWAESGDGLVVRGAAPEADVADRLADGGFDAVVCDCDGSFDARATVEAVRDHSASLPVVVLSVGDAVSLAAVADLGVESYLQVEADADRVGRLADLRPLVERRRAARRESTMLDSLLENLPLSVYFKDRRSRHVRVSDEMPRLTGPAHLENPEGKRHHTPADVVGKTDFDLYPPVLSEEAVADDRTVVETGESIDDRIEHAYGDDLEETYVTTSKAPWRDEDGRILGVVGVTRDITERKRYENQLERQNERLERFASVVSHDLRNPLEVALGRLEFAREDGDEEHFDAVERSLRRIDDLIDDVLTLAREGEAVSDPEPVELAEVARRAWTVVATDEAALTVETDATLLADGSRLQQLLENVFRNAVEHGSTSPQSQAPEDAVEHGRDDVTVTVGDLGERQGFYVADDGPGIPESHRDSVFDPGYSTDDGTGLGLSIVRTIAEAHGWETDVTESEAGGARFEFGDVSGDGLASPHADDGATDERTGAGDD; translated from the coding sequence ATGTACGGACCACCGGTCGTGCTGTACGTCGGGTCCGACGCGGCGGCGGTCGCCGACGCCTGGGCCGAGTCCGGCGACGGGCTCGTCGTCCGGGGGGCGGCCCCCGAGGCCGACGTAGCCGACCGGCTCGCCGACGGGGGATTCGACGCCGTCGTCTGCGACTGCGACGGGTCGTTCGACGCCCGGGCGACGGTCGAGGCGGTCCGCGACCACTCGGCGTCGCTGCCGGTCGTCGTGCTCTCGGTCGGCGACGCCGTGTCGCTGGCGGCCGTGGCCGACCTGGGCGTCGAGAGCTACCTGCAGGTCGAGGCGGACGCCGACCGCGTCGGGCGGCTGGCAGACCTGCGCCCGCTGGTCGAGCGCCGCCGGGCGGCGCGCCGCGAGTCGACGATGCTCGACTCGCTTCTGGAGAACCTCCCGCTGTCGGTGTACTTCAAGGACCGCCGGAGCCGCCACGTCCGGGTCAGCGACGAGATGCCGCGGCTGACCGGGCCCGCGCACCTGGAGAACCCCGAGGGCAAGCGCCACCACACGCCGGCGGACGTCGTCGGGAAGACGGACTTCGACCTGTACCCGCCGGTGCTGTCCGAGGAGGCGGTCGCCGACGACCGCACCGTGGTCGAGACCGGCGAGTCCATCGACGACCGGATCGAACACGCCTACGGCGACGACCTCGAGGAGACCTACGTCACCACCTCGAAGGCGCCCTGGCGCGACGAGGACGGGCGGATCCTCGGCGTCGTCGGCGTGACACGGGACATCACCGAGCGCAAGCGCTACGAGAACCAGCTCGAACGCCAGAACGAACGCCTGGAACGGTTCGCGAGCGTCGTCTCCCACGACCTGCGCAACCCGCTGGAGGTGGCGCTGGGCCGGCTGGAGTTCGCCCGCGAGGACGGCGACGAGGAGCACTTCGACGCCGTCGAGCGGTCGCTCCGCCGGATCGACGACCTGATCGACGACGTGCTGACGCTCGCCCGCGAGGGCGAGGCCGTCAGCGACCCCGAACCCGTCGAACTGGCGGAGGTGGCCCGCCGGGCGTGGACGGTCGTCGCCACCGACGAAGCGGCCCTGACCGTCGAGACGGACGCGACGCTGCTGGCCGACGGGAGCCGCCTCCAGCAGCTGCTCGAGAACGTCTTCAGGAACGCCGTGGAACACGGTTCCACGAGCCCTCAGTCGCAGGCTCCTGAGGACGCTGTCGAACACGGCCGCGACGACGTGACCGTCACGGTCGGCGACCTCGGCGAGCGCCAGGGCTTCTACGTCGCCGATGACGGCCCCGGCATCCCCGAGTCCCACCGGGACAGCGTCTTCGACCCGGGCTACTCGACCGACGACGGGACCGGCCTGGGACTGAGCATCGTCCGGACCATCGCGGAGGCCCACGGGTGGGAGACGGACGTGACCGAGAGCGAGGCCGGCGGCGCGCGCTTCGAGTTCGGCGACGTGAGCGGCGACGGGCTCGCGAGCCCTCACGCCGACGACGGGGCGACCGACGAACGGACCGGCGCCGGCGACGACTGA
- a CDS encoding DUF6684 family protein, whose protein sequence is MSVLQLTEETWLDLTVNFIPIGILAVLDIMFWVYNPWGWDLWFVFWAHVLTLVPLVLLTILTYVSGRVIQRDERAGPADESTESHSEVGDA, encoded by the coding sequence ATGAGCGTCCTACAACTCACCGAGGAGACCTGGCTCGACCTGACGGTCAACTTCATCCCGATCGGGATCCTCGCCGTCCTCGATATCATGTTCTGGGTGTACAACCCGTGGGGCTGGGACCTGTGGTTCGTCTTCTGGGCGCACGTGCTCACGCTCGTCCCGCTGGTCCTCCTGACGATCCTCACCTACGTCAGCGGCCGCGTCATCCAGCGCGACGAGCGCGCCGGGCCCGCGGACGAATCGACCGAGTCCCACTCGGAGGTCGGCGATGCCTGA
- a CDS encoding transcription initiation factor IIB, which yields MCTECGGRVRESETETVCEDCGLVAAEDAVERGPEWRSPDEDADRRRTGAPLTASRHDRGLSTEIGYGTGSEVSGTRQRQLVRMRRQHNRARVDSKAERNKLYAYTEIRRLVSAMSLPTSVRDQSCSLFSSAQSEDLLPGRSLEGFAAAVVYATCRTQSIARTMEEVVDVARAERSELKTAYDALNRELGLPVGPVSPTEYLPRYASDLDVPTEVERRAREYAVTLVESGRMGGKNPSGVAAACLYRAGDELGATVTQRDAADLAGVVRPTIRSTLDELDSLV from the coding sequence GTGTGCACGGAGTGCGGGGGACGAGTTCGCGAATCGGAGACGGAGACGGTCTGCGAGGACTGCGGGCTGGTCGCCGCGGAGGACGCCGTCGAGCGGGGTCCGGAGTGGCGGTCGCCCGACGAGGACGCCGACCGCCGCCGGACCGGCGCGCCGCTGACGGCGTCCCGGCACGACCGCGGGCTCTCGACGGAGATCGGCTACGGGACCGGGTCGGAGGTCTCCGGGACGCGCCAGCGACAGCTGGTGCGGATGCGCCGCCAGCACAACCGCGCCCGGGTCGACTCGAAGGCCGAGCGCAACAAGCTCTACGCGTACACGGAGATCCGGCGGCTGGTCTCGGCGATGTCGCTGCCAACGTCGGTGCGCGACCAGTCCTGTTCGCTCTTTTCCTCGGCGCAGTCCGAGGACCTGCTGCCGGGCCGGTCGCTGGAAGGGTTCGCCGCCGCGGTCGTCTACGCCACCTGCCGGACCCAGTCCATCGCGCGGACGATGGAGGAGGTCGTCGACGTGGCCCGCGCCGAGCGGAGCGAGCTCAAGACGGCCTACGACGCGCTGAACCGGGAGCTTGGGCTGCCGGTCGGGCCGGTCAGCCCGACGGAGTACCTCCCGCGGTACGCCTCGGACCTGGACGTGCCCACCGAGGTCGAACGCCGGGCCCGCGAGTACGCCGTCACCCTCGTCGAGTCCGGCCGGATGGGCGGGAAAAACCCCAGCGGCGTCGCGGCGGCCTGCCTCTACAGGGCCGGCGACGAGCTGGGGGCGACAGTCACGCAGCGGGACGCGGCCGACCTGGCCGGCGTCGTGCGCCCGACGATCCGGTCGACGCTCGACGAACTCGACTCGCTCGTCTGA
- a CDS encoding DUF7504 family protein: MSTTSDDSGSTEMPLNVLLLAPSVGGHEDEVCGELLHGPGEREHALLVTCMESPAERLDVWTDHEGGRPENATVVDVEPVARSTAATAAGTDGAPNAVVESVDAETDLAGLGEVIDRHLSDLAATGEATVCVHSVSDLLQRAEEPAVFKFLEVLTRTVDRAGAVAHYHMNPDVHDPETVETFEVLFDSVVDLRTADVGGE, from the coding sequence ATGAGTACGACATCGGACGACAGTGGGAGTACAGAGATGCCGCTGAACGTGTTGTTGCTGGCGCCGTCGGTCGGCGGCCACGAGGACGAGGTCTGCGGCGAGTTGCTGCACGGCCCCGGCGAGCGCGAACACGCGCTGCTGGTCACCTGCATGGAGTCGCCGGCCGAGCGACTCGACGTCTGGACCGACCACGAGGGCGGGCGACCGGAGAACGCGACGGTCGTCGACGTGGAGCCCGTCGCGCGGTCGACGGCCGCGACCGCGGCCGGGACCGACGGCGCGCCGAACGCCGTCGTCGAGTCGGTCGACGCCGAGACCGACCTGGCCGGACTGGGCGAGGTGATCGACCGCCACCTCTCGGACCTCGCCGCGACCGGCGAGGCGACCGTCTGCGTCCACTCGGTGTCGGACCTGCTCCAGCGCGCCGAGGAGCCCGCCGTGTTCAAGTTCCTCGAGGTGCTGACGCGGACGGTCGACCGCGCCGGTGCGGTGGCCCACTACCACATGAACCCGGACGTGCACGACCCCGAGACGGTCGAGACGTTCGAGGTGTTGTTCGACAGTGTCGTCGACCTCCGGACGGCAGACGTCGGCGGCGAGTGA
- a CDS encoding DUF1028 domain-containing protein, with protein sequence MTFSICVREAYTDEAGDEQTRYGVAVTTRLAGVGTLCPFANEHGAVATQSLVNVDLGRKGAEYLADGLAVEDALEALLAADDGRPQRQLHGVGADGEFAFSGEECRPWFGDVVGDNYTVAGNLLTGGDVVEAVATAYEATAPAEPDDPGSDPETPLAKRLVEALAAGHELGGDKREDLHVQSAALLVRSTEDREMAPYYDDLRVDATETPIEDLRETYELAAEGYEMAVERYEEEYADDEDAGE encoded by the coding sequence GTGACGTTCAGCATCTGCGTTCGGGAGGCCTACACGGACGAGGCGGGCGACGAACAGACCCGCTACGGGGTCGCGGTGACGACGCGGCTGGCCGGCGTGGGGACGCTGTGCCCGTTCGCCAACGAACACGGGGCCGTCGCCACCCAGAGCCTGGTCAACGTCGACCTCGGCCGCAAGGGAGCCGAGTATCTCGCGGACGGTCTCGCCGTCGAGGACGCGCTCGAAGCGCTCCTCGCCGCCGACGACGGGCGGCCCCAGCGCCAGCTCCACGGCGTCGGCGCCGACGGCGAGTTCGCCTTCTCCGGCGAGGAGTGTCGCCCCTGGTTCGGGGACGTCGTGGGCGACAACTACACCGTCGCCGGCAACCTGCTGACCGGCGGCGACGTGGTCGAGGCGGTCGCGACGGCCTACGAGGCGACCGCCCCAGCGGAGCCGGACGACCCCGGGAGCGACCCGGAGACGCCGCTGGCCAAGCGGCTGGTCGAGGCGCTGGCTGCCGGCCACGAGCTCGGCGGCGACAAGCGCGAGGATCTGCACGTCCAGAGCGCGGCGCTGCTGGTCCGCTCGACCGAGGACCGCGAGATGGCGCCCTACTACGACGACCTGCGCGTCGACGCGACCGAGACGCCGATCGAGGACCTGCGCGAGACGTACGAACTCGCGGCGGAAGGGTACGAGATGGCGGTCGAGCGCTACGAGGAGGAGTACGCCGACGACGAGGACGCCGGGGAGTGA
- a CDS encoding DUF7561 family protein: MTTRPCDGCGDDVSIAGGIANIWTLEKRTTDGLSLELADGSEHFLCYDCIERLPDDREPTAEDVADL; encoded by the coding sequence ATGACCACCCGGCCGTGCGACGGCTGCGGCGACGACGTGAGCATCGCCGGCGGTATCGCGAACATCTGGACGCTGGAGAAGCGGACGACCGACGGGCTGTCGCTGGAGCTGGCCGACGGCTCCGAGCACTTCCTCTGCTACGACTGCATCGAACGGCTCCCCGACGACCGCGAGCCGACGGCAGAGGACGTGGCCGACCTGTAG
- a CDS encoding response regulator, with product MTQLEPMNQDERPDSESATDEHARDRPARRDRSPDGGPSAQVVLVADRDPAVTDGLADVLRQRFTVRAAYDSADALASLDADVSVALLDPTIPGLSVRRVVDRVRADGTDCQVAALTDDPLDVESTAFDDYLVKPVDGDRLTETVERLGRRATYRTTLESYYRIASERADASGEERERLDSRLAELDDRLDDVFDSLDGAEAYDAALRELDTDP from the coding sequence GTGACCCAGCTAGAACCGATGAACCAGGACGAACGGCCCGACTCCGAGTCCGCGACCGACGAACACGCGCGCGACCGTCCGGCCCGGCGGGACCGCTCGCCCGACGGTGGCCCCTCCGCGCAGGTCGTCCTCGTCGCGGACCGCGACCCGGCCGTCACCGACGGGCTGGCCGACGTGCTCAGGCAGCGGTTCACCGTTCGGGCGGCCTACGACAGCGCCGACGCGCTGGCCAGCCTCGACGCCGACGTGAGCGTCGCCCTGCTCGACCCGACGATCCCGGGCCTGTCGGTCCGGCGGGTCGTCGACCGCGTCAGGGCGGACGGGACCGACTGCCAGGTCGCCGCGCTGACCGACGACCCCCTCGACGTCGAGTCGACGGCGTTCGACGACTACCTCGTCAAGCCCGTCGACGGCGACCGCCTCACGGAGACCGTCGAGCGGCTCGGCCGACGGGCGACCTACCGCACGACCCTCGAATCGTACTACAGAATCGCCAGCGAGCGCGCGGACGCGAGCGGCGAGGAGCGCGAGCGCCTCGACAGCCGACTCGCCGAGCTCGACGACCGACTCGACGACGTCTTCGACTCGCTCGACGGCGCCGAAGCCTACGACGCCGCCCTCCGCGAACTCGACACCGACCCCTGA
- a CDS encoding ATP-dependent DNA helicase yields MQPGRIFEEFPAPSYRGAQEQALADIRDAFAAGNDVVLVRAPTGSGKSLLARAIAGCARTAGESEAGEPIDAYYTTPQVSQLDDVAGDDLLQDLKVIRGKNNYDCILPGETDTPVDQAPCARERMFDCQVQHRCPYFSDRAIAANNRIAAMTLAYFMQTAGSDVFGQRDVLVIDEAHGLGNWAEMYATIDLGPDTVPVWDACEPPEIDGLDDAVSYADTLHTMAGRRLTEVRQQAELDPEEAAERDKLVKLQSDLSWFAEDYRDEDSATTWVVDQADGAGTRVTIKPMAPEKYLKHTVWDRASNFALLSATILNKDAFCANVGLAPDRVALVEVPHTFPVENRPLYDVTQGKMTYEARDETIPRVAETLVRIMQAHPSEKGLVHCHSYAIQDQLREHLREFGVDSRVRTHDSADRDAQLSTWKRVDDPDVFLSVKMEEALDLEGDLCRWQLLCKAPYPNTRDSRVAARLEDDQWGWYYRTALRTVIQACGRVVRAPDDYGATYLADSSLLDLFERARVDMPDWFAEQVDRMSEPDLPAVDTGAATGSSSSTSNRSRSTGSNAGGSDGTSSASSGASASGSGSSGDDDSSRGGRRRSRRSKSSSNPIADVWDTE; encoded by the coding sequence GTGCAACCGGGTCGGATCTTCGAGGAGTTCCCGGCGCCCTCCTACCGCGGCGCCCAGGAGCAGGCCCTGGCCGACATCCGCGACGCCTTCGCGGCCGGCAACGACGTGGTCCTCGTGCGCGCGCCGACCGGCAGCGGCAAGTCCCTGCTCGCCCGCGCCATCGCCGGCTGTGCTCGCACCGCCGGCGAGAGCGAGGCGGGCGAACCCATCGACGCCTACTACACCACCCCGCAGGTGTCCCAGCTCGACGACGTGGCGGGCGACGACCTCCTCCAGGACCTCAAGGTCATCCGCGGGAAGAACAACTACGACTGCATCCTCCCCGGCGAGACGGATACCCCCGTCGACCAGGCGCCCTGCGCCCGCGAGCGGATGTTCGACTGCCAGGTCCAGCATCGCTGTCCCTACTTCTCCGACCGCGCCATCGCCGCGAACAACCGCATCGCCGCGATGACCCTGGCCTACTTCATGCAGACCGCCGGCTCCGACGTGTTCGGCCAGCGCGACGTGCTCGTGATCGACGAGGCCCACGGGCTGGGCAACTGGGCCGAGATGTACGCGACCATCGACCTCGGGCCGGACACCGTCCCGGTCTGGGACGCCTGCGAACCGCCCGAGATCGACGGCCTCGACGACGCAGTCAGCTACGCCGACACGCTCCACACCATGGCCGGCCGCCGGCTGACGGAGGTGCGCCAGCAGGCGGAACTCGACCCGGAGGAGGCCGCCGAGCGCGACAAGCTCGTCAAACTCCAGTCGGACCTGTCGTGGTTCGCGGAGGACTACCGCGACGAGGACAGCGCCACCACCTGGGTCGTCGACCAGGCCGACGGCGCGGGGACCAGGGTAACGATCAAGCCGATGGCGCCCGAGAAGTACCTCAAACACACCGTCTGGGACCGCGCCAGCAACTTCGCGCTGCTGTCGGCGACCATCCTCAACAAGGACGCCTTCTGCGCCAACGTCGGCCTCGCGCCGGACCGCGTGGCCCTCGTCGAGGTGCCCCACACCTTCCCCGTCGAGAACCGGCCGCTGTACGACGTGACCCAGGGGAAGATGACCTACGAGGCCCGCGACGAGACGATCCCCCGGGTCGCCGAGACGCTCGTGCGGATCATGCAAGCCCACCCGTCGGAGAAGGGGCTGGTCCACTGCCACTCCTACGCCATCCAGGACCAGCTGCGGGAACACCTCCGGGAGTTCGGCGTCGACTCGCGCGTCCGCACGCACGACTCGGCGGACCGGGACGCTCAGCTGTCCACGTGGAAGCGCGTCGACGACCCCGACGTGTTCCTCTCCGTCAAGATGGAGGAGGCGCTGGACCTGGAGGGCGACCTCTGTCGCTGGCAACTGCTGTGCAAGGCGCCGTATCCGAACACCCGCGACTCCCGCGTCGCCGCGCGGCTGGAGGACGACCAGTGGGGCTGGTACTACCGGACCGCTCTCAGAACCGTGATCCAGGCCTGCGGCCGCGTCGTCCGCGCGCCCGACGACTACGGCGCGACCTACCTCGCCGACTCGTCGCTACTGGACCTCTTCGAACGCGCCCGCGTCGACATGCCCGACTGGTTCGCCGAACAGGTCGACCGCATGAGCGAGCCCGACCTGCCCGCCGTCGACACCGGGGCCGCCACCGGGTCGAGTTCCAGCACGTCGAATCGCTCCCGGTCGACGGGGTCGAACGCGGGCGGGTCCGACGGTACCTCGTCGGCGTCCTCGGGCGCCTCGGCGTCGGGGTCCGGGTCGAGCGGCGACGACGACAGTTCTCGCGGCGGTCGCCGCCGCTCCCGCCGCTCGAAGTCCAGCTCCAACCCCATCGCCGACGTGTGGGACACCGAGTGA